From one Humulus lupulus chromosome 8, drHumLupu1.1, whole genome shotgun sequence genomic stretch:
- the LOC133797687 gene encoding serine carboxypeptidase-like 17, whose translation MARQSYVVLSPILVWNHHIRLLLVLILLDAFSERLAVAASTTTNTLKFLPGFQGPLPFHLETGYVGVGESEEAQVFYYFVKSERNPEKDPLLIWLTGGTGCSAWSGLVYEIGPLHYKVEEYNGMTPTLVLNDYSWTKISNIIFVDAPVGTGFSYSKNTSAYDQGDFQHVDHLFQFFKKWLINHPEFISNPLYIAGDSYSGIIVPMLAQQISNGIKDGTIPPINLEGYILGNPATYSSDNNYKVSFAHRTALISDEQYQSLEKNCRGQYYGNIDPKNIKCLKVFHAYEKSISGLSEGQILESLCHNYNITLYFKVPFIHGLTIILEEGSAYYISDLSEEHAEESQCMITSKRRSLTLNSDDSDWLRPFGCSRIYDQLLSFFWANDPRVREALHIPKGRVEQWKRCNDNIQNKYKKEVLSTVEYHANLSAKGYRSLIYSGDHDMMVPYLGTQAWIKSLNYTIVDDWRPWIVHDQVAGFTRSYSNKMTFATIKGAGHTAPQYKPKECFAMFKRWIHYEPL comes from the exons ATGGCAAGGCAGTCGTATGTAGTCTTGAGTCCGATTCTGGTTTGGAACCATCATATTCGTCTTCTTCTTGTTCTGATTTTATTAGATGCATTCTCAGAACGACTTGCAGTAGCTGCCTCTACAACTACTAATACGCTGAAATTTCTCCCTGGATTCCAAGGACCACTGCCCTTTCATCTCGAAACTgg GTATGTGGGAGTGGGCGAATCAGAGGAAGCCCAAGTTTTCTATTACTTTGTGAAATCGGAAAGGAATCCAGAGAAAGATCCACTGTTGATTTGGCTAACTGGGGGTACTGGTTGCTCTGCCTGGTCCGGACTTGTCTATGAAATAG GTCCACTTCATTACAAGGTTGAGGAATACAATGGGATGACACCTACACTGGTCTTAAATGACTACTCTTGGACAAAG atttcaaatataatattcgTAGATGCTCCTGTTGGCACTGGATTTTCTTATTCCAAAAATACTTCAGCATATGACCAGGGAGATTTTCAACATGTGGACCatctttttcaatttttcaaaaag TGGCTCATTAATCACCCGGAGTTTATATCGAATCCTTTATACATTGCCGGGGATTCATACTCAGGCATTATTGTTCCCATGCTTGCTCAACAAATCTCAAATG GAATCAAGGATGGCACCATACCACCTATAAATCTTGag GGATACATACTTGGGAATCCTGCAACATATTCATCAGATAACAATTACAAAGTCTCATTTGCTCATCGAACCGCACTTATCTCTGATGAACAGTACCAg TCTTTGGAGAAAAATTGCAGAGGACAATATTATGGAAACatagatcccaaaaatatcaagtGCTTGAAAGTTTTTCATGCTTATGAAAAg TCCATTTCAGGATTGAGTGAAGGACAAATTCTGGAATCACTATGCCATAATTATAATATCACTCTTTATTTTAAAGTCCCATTTATTCATGGATTGACCATTATTTTAGAGGAAGGCAGCGCG TACTACATTTCAGATTTGAGTGAAGAGCATGCTGAGGAATCACAATGCATGATAACGAGTAAAAGAAGATCGTTGACTCTAAACTCTGATGATTCTGACTGGCTTCGTCCATTTGGCTGTAGTCGA ATATATGATCAGTTGCTTTCTTTTTTCTGGGCCAACGATCCTCGAGTTCGTGAAGCCCTTCATATACCAAAG GGAAGGGTAGAGCAATGGAAGCGATGCAACGATAAcattcaaaataaatataaaaaagaaGTTCTTAGCACTGTTGAGTATCATGCAAATCTTAGTGCCAAAGGTTACCGTTCTCTAATATACAG TGGAGATCATGACATGATGGTCCCATACTTGGGTACTCAAGCATGGATAAAGTCATTAAATTACACAATTGTAGATGATTGGAGACCCTGGATTGTCCATGACCAAGTTGCAGG GTTCACCAGGAGTTACTCCAATAAAATGACATTTGCAACCATTAAG GGAGCAGGGCATACAGCTCCTCAGTATAAGCCTAAAGAATGTTTTGCTATGTTTAAAAGGTGGATCCATTACGAACCTCTTTAA